In the Nitrospinota bacterium genome, AAAGGAGGAAATTTAGATGAGTTATATGGGCAAGGTTTTGAGAATTAATCTCACTACAAAGGAAGTTAAGACTGAACCGCTGAATGAAAAAGATGCAAGAGATTATATGGGCGGGGCTGGCTTGGGGATGAAGCTCTACTATAATGAAAAGATCAAGCCTGGTATTGATCCCTTTAGCGAGGAAAATAAGATTGTGATGGCAACGGGTTTTTTGTGCGCGACGACATGC is a window encoding:
- a CDS encoding aldehyde ferredoxin oxidoreductase N-terminal domain-containing protein, with the protein product MSYMGKVLRINLTTKEVKTEPLNEKDARDYMGGAGLGMKLYYNEKIKPGIDPFSEENKIVMATGFLCATTCPVASRLACVTKSPLSFGVTFSNVGGFFPDEFKKTGYDAVIIEGKSEKPVYVYIKDDKVSLK